CTGTAGTTTGTGTTTACTACAAAACAAGACACTAACTTTCCAAAACTTGAAATTAAAGTTGGACAAACACTGGCATTTTcgattttgaaatgaaactgaaatacaAGTACAAAGTGAATTTGTGCTGCACTAACAAGGCATCAGACTCTACCTGAGGTCAGGCTCAGATGTCCTTGAAAGCACAGGCCTCTGATCACATGTTAACTCGCAGGACCAAAGGTCTTTTATGAGTTAACGCTGGAATTTGCTCCTGTGCTCAGTCAGTCAGAGGCAGGCGGACCGTGTACCACCACTGCAGCTCTTCCCCTCCTCACTAAAACCTCCGCTCTGGTCttagaaacaacatttaaacaaaccCAATCATGGAGAACACAGTGGCTGAGGGACATGTGCATGAGGAGCGTCGGGATGGAGCAGACAGTCCTGACTCGGAGACCAAGTCTGAGGGCTCAGGTGAGGCGAAGGCGCAGCTGCTCAGCGCGGTGCAGGTCCACGCCCCTGCCGAGGGAGAGAGCTGCTCCTCGGACTACCTGGAGATCAGGGACGGggacagacacagcagctcGTCCTCTTCATCCAGCGACGACGAGGATGAGGGGAAAGACAAGGGAGCTGCAGAGCCAAaggtggtggaggtgacggTGGAGCCGACGGTGGAGCCGGAGGTGGCGGTGACGGTGGAGCCAAAGGTGGAGCCGGAGGTGGCGGTGACGATGGAGCCGACGGTGGAGCCGGAGGTGGCGGTGACGATGGAGCCGGCAGTGGAGCCGGAGGTGGCGGTGACGATGGAGCCGGCAGTGGAGCCGGAGGTGGCGGTGACGATGGGCCGGCCGACGGTGGCGGTGGAGCCGGAGGTGACGGTGGTGGAGCAGGTGAACGGCGAGGCGCACGACGCGTCAAGGCGCTCATCGGCCTCTTCCTCGGCCTCCTCggcctcctccgcctcccccgGAGACCCGTGCGAGGACCCGCCGATCCAACCGAAGACTGAGGAGAAGGATACCGCAGAGGACGGGATGCTGATGGCCTACACCCACCCCGACACCGACACCAAGCCGGAGGAGTCCGTCGACTACAGCCTGAAAACCCTGGAGAGCGTCAGCCTGGATGAGAGCAGCGCGGCCCCGGCTGACCCCGGCCAGCCGGACATCGCTCTGTTCGTCAGGGTAAGAACCACACACAGGTCAGCAGGACATAGTGAAGCGTGGTGACCCAGGTCCATCTTCTGTAAGTGTCAATGAGAAACCTGCTCGGCCGGCAAGGTCTCATCTGGGGGCCATGAGCAGAATAAtacctttatttatatagcacttttcaaaaacaaaattacaaagtgctttacaataaaactgaattgtaagaatcaaaatatttttttacaaaacaagcAAGATAAGACCATTTGAAATTAAAGATGAATAGCAATAGTTAAACATAAGCCATACGATAAAAGTGAGTCTtaagaagagatttaaaagaagatacTGATGTTGCCTGCCTGAGATCTCCAGGCAGGGAGTTCCAAAGTTGTGGGACCTGATAGCAAAGGCCAGGTCACCTTTAGTGAGATATTGGAGCTGTTCATAGGGCCCTGATGGAGGATATCAGGCCCTGCCTTGCTGTGATACAGTAAAGTAATTATAGAACAAGCTAAAGTATACACTTACAACCCTTATTAACCTATGAAGACCTAAGGCACTAAGAACACACTGGAAAACCTAAGTGCTGTTTGAAAACGATCCCCTAAAACCTGAGGGCTTTCTGAAGAGCTGACTGAAATGGCTGAGAGTATGAACAAAAgaactacatttcccacaatgcattttgCCTTTCTCAGAGTAGGACAGTGAATCTCAGTGTATTTCATCGGTCATATGTCTTGAAAACGCTGATATTGTGTATTAGACGTACATGTCTCATCCGACTTTAAAGGGAGAAGCACTCAGACGTAGCACCGGTCTTAAAAGATGTACATGTTACAGTTAAATCATACATAAAGTCAATCTTGTCAACATTTTTATGCAATGTAATCtatgtattttttacttattgTTGAACACACTGTGTAGATTAAGTTCACTTTCACAGGTGGCTGTGGGGCCTCAAGCAGCTGCTAAATTGGCTTTTAGGAAAGGTCGGCTCTGGGTATTAGACAAGAAGGCACCTGCAGTGAAGTCGTCTTTTCactaatgtttgtgttgtggaaCGTTTGTCTAAAGTCTTGTACCGTCTAGTCCTCACTGTGCTGGGAACTTTCATGTCTCTCTGGCGTTAGTGTTGGTTCTTGACGGAGCACCGACACTGTAAGGTGTAGTCTTTAGTTATCATCCTATCAGCCAATTGGCACATTATGTGTTTGCAGATAAAGAAAATTGATTATGTGTTATATTACAACGTAATGAGCGGATAAGACGACAATAAAACAGTTCACATCCTTTTctcctgcacacatgcatgcttgAAACTGAAGTTGATTTCCACAGTATTGGGTTACCTGTCATATGTGTTGCATGTATAAGATTGGTGCATATATGTTCAGAAACACCATCAAACAGCGTAATAACTATGAAATTATGAAATCATGAAACTACCTAGCcaaaaatatacagtacattaatCTACGAGGTCACAATACGATAATCATATCAAATAATCTGAAGTGCCACTGTAATTGAATAAACGGTATTTCACAGTCACGATGCAAATCtgaatacatttaatttgttatgTCCACACTGAAGAAATATGACCCTCTGGTTTAATTTTGTAGgtcatattaaaaacattttttttaaaaaagggaaaacatgtGCACACCTCCCCAAGGCCGAACTGTCTCTtataattcaatcaagctgcatcaaattttACACACTTATGTCATtcccttaaatatgcctgatttgttttcatcaagatcaaagAATTGGGAAATTGGTcaaatcctggatcagccccctgTTTTTGATCAGCACCAACGTTCactggattcttccctgacacacaacacaaccttCCACCACATTTCAcggaaatccgttcagtagtttatgagtaatcctgctgacaaacagacaaacaaaggcCAATGAAAACCTCTTTGGTGAAGGTAATTATTAGATAAAAGCAAAACGTACTCtattaaaatcaaatgaaaacacatcagaacTAGTAatgttgaataataataacaataataatatttaaatactgtgTGAAAAGATTTGTCAATTAAACATTGCCAGAGCGTACACTATTGAGGCTTAACTAGAGGTCTTTTAAGTTGAATAAAATTAACATTAGTGACTAGTGACTAATGTTTAACCATAAGAGAAGTTTATTCCGAAATATCTATGACAACACCAGTGATTTCAGTAAGAAATGTCCGAAGCAGGAATCTGTGTGTGACACAGCCATTGTCAGGGACTTTATCTGGTGGCAACCTGATGTAATAATTAACTCGTTTTCTCAAGGGCCATATAAACCAGGGGTGAACTCCATGGCTGAGCaaatctgactgtgtgtgttttgctgcttttGTGATAGAGCTGATCTGCGAGGTTTACTATCAACGCAGGCAGGGGTCACTTTGCTGATTGAGTCAGTGGACTGGAATCAAGGAGCTCGGCAAAGGAAACGACAGCAGTAATTCATGCTGAGCTTTAAAATCGTCTGTGAATGGTATCAGCAAAAAACATggttatataaaatatgtacaaaTTGCAACAATGTGACCTGAAAGCGATTTTCTTGAAATGATCAAAACTCTGGGCTGAACTCCAGAAAGAGTAATGGTCTTTTAGCTGTTGTTTTTGAGAAGAATCCCAAGAACAACATATTGAATGCCCAATGTTGTGAGTTTGAACATTCTCAGTAAGAATACGGAATAAGAATCTTATGTTGAGTTGTACAGACATTTTATTCCTCGCGTATCATACATCGATCAGCTTTAACAAATCAAGCCAGGCAGTAAGTACTATTAAAACAGGCAATGAGTTTATGTGGCGGCTGATCACTGCATATTTGTCCTGGCTGCTGATTCTCACAGCTATTACAACAGAATTAGATGCAGGTAAACAGACCAAAAAAGTTTATTGACTTTTTTCCCATAGTAGAGAAGTTTGGCTCTCTGTTTTCCCCCCGGTGCGTCATGCTGGACGTCACAGACGCACCAGCAACTAAGGCGCTCTCTCACTTCGCTGTCTTGCCAAGTTGGTGCGTTAACCCAGGTGTAACGTTTCCCTCAGTGCAGATGTTAATGTTAACACATTACAAAGGACAAGTCCGCACATGCAGCAGATATGCTTATCTTCACGCTGTTATATCACCATTATGATAAAAACAGTCATTCACCAGGGAAGTGACGACACACATGGCCCCTACTCCACATACCACGCCGTCCTCTACTCCCTATCTGGCCTTCCTATCTGAGCGAGTCCCATTTGTGGGTGGATTTCCCAACTGTTTAATCTTCAACGCTCACCATAAACCAGACCAGTCGGTGCTATAAATGCAGGAAAGGCAGTTAGGAGATCATCTATCTGAGCTAAAAGTTTATACGACTCCTCCCCTGCTGTCTTTGATGAAGCAGGCCACCACAGGATAGGTTATCACcattaacaataacaaacactCTCACAGTGGGCAGCCAGTTTTCATACTGTACGGTAGAAAAACTTTAGTCAAAGTTAGGATGGACATAACATCATATACATGACGTCACTGATGGTTCatgtcagtttaaaaaacacaagacaatgCACATATTGATGAGACTGTCACATTTTGGAAGTGTGTATTGTTGGAGAGTTCAAACACTCCCCTCCACCTTAGCACAAAAGGTACAAAATGTTCGAGTGAATGATTAAACCCAACAAGTCAGTGAtttgtgcttccctttgtcccaAGAGGACAAAAAAGAGAAGCGCTAAACCGTTGTTGTTTTGACAGTCATTAAGTATTAAGAAAATCTTACAGGAACATTTGGGGATATGATTAATCACTGGTttgataaagagaaaaaaacaatctcactCTTACCTCTGTATGGTGATTATAAAGATATAGTCAGCAAAGGattagcacaaagactggaaccAAGGTGAAAAAGCAGCATGGTTCAGTGAGAAGGTGACAAAATTCAACCTCTTAAGATCATTGATCAACAAATCTTGCTGGTTTATGTCAGGATTCCAAAAACAGCTCATACTCAATGTGCAGAACTCACAACCACAGCACACggaataaagaataataactTATCATCAAAGTGAATatgaaaaacagtgaaataaagagaCAACATAACAGAATAAAACTTAGCGTAAAGAATGAATGAAGGGTAAAAGGGGAATCTAGCATCAACAGGAAGGAGCCTTGTCTAAGGTAGCTTGGTGTAAGGTAGCAACAATCTGCCTGCAAGCATCTCTACAGCTCacaattaaagcaacacaatgtatttattaacataaaaaaataacgGCTCTAATAAAGTTTTGATGGGACACAAATTTCAAAAGGGAGAATCACCACAGCTCTCACAGAACATCTGGAATTGCACCACATAACTGCAGCAACATGCTTTACAAAaagcgtcacacacacacacacacaccgacaacCAGAGCTGGAGCTAGCAGCTAGCCGTAAGAAAGTTAGCTCTGTATTCTCAGTATCACAACAGAGCCAGCAAAGGGTagaaaaaattattaattatgTTGTTAAATCTTGTTTATTATCTAACGATGTGAGGATTTTTGAAATATGTTGTCAAGACTGATAATATGTGTTGAACCAAATGCAGGACTTCCCACAAGGACAGTTCCAATTCATTGTGTTTAGGCAGACTTACGAGTTGGGTGAGCAGTCAGATCAGGCAGATGTGTCCAAAACGCAAAAAGCACAGTCGATAAACGTAGCTAGGTACcgagaaaaaacaacactgggAAGATGCTGGTACGCTCACAGAAACCTGACAGAGAACcaaggaaaacacacaggtgaCACTAATCAAAGCAAGGAAGGTATtcaacaaagacaggaagtgaagtgctCTCAAACAGGAAGTACAACATACAACAGGTAGTGATAATCTTAAGGTACAAATAACTTGAGACACAAATCCAAATACTGAACGCAAGGATGACAAcaatttcacaaacacaacattggTTCTAAAGAAGATTAAATCTAAAGGTTCATAAAAAGTTCCAAACAAAGAACGTCCAAAGTTTTCAAGTCTCCTCAAAGGTTGAAGAGAGGTTACGGCCCAGCTCTGAGACCACAGCCAATAATGGAAGACACATGATGCTTCGACTAAAACAAAGagattttatttaacaaaaatgGCAAATTCATCTAGTAGGACTGGCAGGAACTGGTCTTTTATATTCTCTCTGAGAGGCATTGGTCAGCTGCCTCCACTTCACTGATGTCCTCCAACTGCCACCAAAACAGGAGCCTGCAACATaagacaggacacacacacatacacacaacaacaacaacacaacacacacacacaggccgtAACACATAGAATCATGACAAAAGGAGTTGCAGTTTTACAAGGGGCCGTGTACAGGAGGTCATGTAGCTATGTGGACACACTTGAGAGTAGTATCTTCAAAATGCAAGGAAATGATATACATTTACATGAGCGTTCCTGTTTTTTGATGCCACATTTAGTAGCTGAAAGACAATGGAATGAGATCTAGATCTGAAAAAAAGTCATTAGTGTGTGTTGAGAAGCCAaacctaaaataaaacatttagaaacGTAACTTTTCCCTCATTAACGCTGATAATGAGCTCTTCCCTGCACAGTGGCCCAGTAACTGGTTCCTGCTGCATGTTGCTCTGTCTGCCAGGAGAGGGGGCTGCTCTATAAATAGAACCAGCTTTGAAAagcctcttttttctctctgtgcttttatCTAACTGTCACATTGACAGCTGATGAGTCTTTTTTTCTTGGGTGTACCTGACACAGTAAGCCAAACAGTGAGCGCCACCCAATTTACTCACTAAGTCCAGATGAAGACTTTTCCAGACAGACCTgcctttttatttgtgttgcccTACATAGGGCTGTAAACGAACGCCAATTCCTGCCTTAAAACCAAAGCCAAGCATCAATGATTCAAATAGGAATCTTCTCCAGGTCTCTAACTGGTGATCAAATATAACCTGTGCTGTTCTCTTGTGTGAACGCACATTAACTATGAACGCTGCTGTTCATGCATACTGACAGAGAGGcaaccacagaaacaaaaaagcAACACTAATGTTCCTCAGGCCATGTTATGATAGTGTTTGATATATtaggggtggctgtggctcaggaggtagagcgggtcgtccactaatcagaGGGTCAGCATTTTGATTCCAGTttcccctgacggctgtgctggcagtgtatGCGtgtcatagagaaagtgctgcacatagatgcagtgtatgaatttgtgtgtaaatggaagaatggcaaactgtactgtaaaaaacTTTGAGTGGctatcaagactagaaaagttctatgtaaatacagaccacaCACATCTTGATAGTTTAAGATGTGCTTGAGAAAGTTTCCACAACCTAGCCTGACCAAAAGAAGCAAATAAACCACATGTTATGAtgggaaataatgaaaaataaaagtgtgaggtGAGCAGTTTGTGAAAGAAGGGACAGATAGAGTAGTGATATGTGTGAATGGGTTGTTTGGTTGCCGTGGTGGGAAGAGAGATGGGGCTCCACCCCCTGGTATAGATGACACACCGACACCTGTTTCCcactgtgtgtcagtgagagctgcagctctgctctgcatctgTGTCTAAATCAGAGCTCAGGGCTGCATCTGCCACCTGGACCGACTCTCAGCCTCACCTGCAGGacagacaccagggaggaaaAGACTTCACGCGACCAGACAGAGGTGGACATTTTGAAACctagagagaaacagaggtgtcACAAGAGAGGATCCCTCATCATCAGAGAGGATATCTGGgttttttccttattttctgGAGGATGTAGATCTccaaggaaaaacaaaggactgcagataaaacaaacactaaaGAAAGAAGGTTACAGCCAGAATTAGACGTCATGTCCGCAAAAGGTCAAGATAGAGATCCCGATATCGAACTGTTTGTCAAGgtaagacagagacagagatgttatttacagtatttctaAGTTTTAGATGGCAGATGAAAGCGGTGTGTCAGGAGAGTTTTTTACctgcagcatcagtgtgtgCTGTGGAAAGCTCATGTAACTCAATAGTGCAGGTTCAGTTACAGCGGCACACTGTGCTCCATGTTGACCCGGGATTGTTGCGACAGTGATACTGAAGCTGCGTCTTGATGGTTGTTGGAACAACTTAAAAAATAACGGCAATTGGTAAAACACCAATGGATCAGGTTGTTTCGAATTTAAGTTTGCAATTGTGTTTACATAACTTGTTAACTTTACATTGAACaaacttaattcatttgttGGTTAAGTTGGTGATAGgatataacaataacaacaacaatactactgctactactaattataataaacttaatttatattgtaccattcaaaacacaattaaaagctAATTGAAGACCACACAGCAAAGCAgcacaaatacaatataaatatgagaaaagatgagaaaagagtaaaaaaagatTAGAACATGATTTAGATTGTTGATAAGATCATAACGATGATaaactaaaagaaaatcaactgaGATGTTGTCATTAGACTTTTGCACTGCACCGTTGGcctaattcaaatgaaaataaaagtgtcacCTCAACTAGAGCGAAACAGAAAAGAATACCAGCATGGAAGCGTCTCACTCAGCAGATGTACAAGTGTTGTTTTGCTCTTAGATGCACATATCGGGCCCCTAGAGGAAGGTTAGAGGCAGATGAATGTACCTGAGGCAGGTGAGGTGGAAGCAGGTGGGAACGCTGATGTTGGTGCCTGCATGCATTGACCCAATTAGCATCCTGGTTCCCTTCAGCTCATCCACCTCCTAGGAAACCAGTCAGCTAGGTGACGTaaagttcacacacactgacatcagcCTTTAGATTCACCTTCCACCTGTGTTATTTGTGTTCCGTCTCGCATTTAGTTTCAAAGCCGTCACCTTCTCATTACATGTCGTGGTTAATGAAACTCACTGTTGACTCTGTGTAAACTGTCGTACAGAGCAGGACGTACATGTATACCGAGTGGTTTCCATGGCAGCTGCAACCCTGAGATTACTTTTCCCCTCATGCTGCCGTCTGACATGTGACCTACATGGACTGACGACCATCCAGCATAGCTGCACATCGTTTTATCCCCTTAGCTCCGCTCTGCATTTAGACTGTACACTCTATtcaacacagcacaacacaatatGATTGACTGCACAGTTTAATCTTCTTATTTGAACTCTACTTAAGGAGAGTGAGGATCTATTCTTAGATGTGGAGTCtgaaacatttgtgtgtttactgggCAGTGTTGGGCACCCATGGGTACAAGAATGAATGGGTGCAGTAGGATGCAGTGTGTTTGAGGTTTGGC
This window of the Hippoglossus stenolepis isolate QCI-W04-F060 chromosome 20, HSTE1.2, whole genome shotgun sequence genome carries:
- the clic5b gene encoding chloride intracellular channel protein 5b isoform X1, whose protein sequence is MENTVAEGHVHEERRDGADSPDSETKSEGSGEAKAQLLSAVQVHAPAEGESCSSDYLEIRDGDRHSSSSSSSSDDEDEGKDKGAAEPKVVEVTVEPTVEPEVAVTVEPKVEPEVAVTMEPTVEPEVAVTMEPAVEPEVAVTMEPAVEPEVAVTMGRPTVAVEPEVTVVEQVNGEAHDASRRSSASSSASSASSASPGDPCEDPPIQPKTEEKDTAEDGMLMAYTHPDTDTKPEESVDYSLKTLESVSLDESSAAPADPGQPDIALFVRAGNDGESIGNCPFSQRLFMILWLKGVVFNVTTVDLKRKPADLHNLAPGTHPPFLTFNGEVKTDINKIEEFLEEMLSPPKYPKLAAKQRESNTAGNDIFAKFSAYIKNTKLEANAVLEKGLSRALKKLDDYLNSPLPDEIDADSMEEEKGSSRCFLDGNELTLADCNLLPKLHIVKVVAKKYRNYDIPSDMTGVWRYLKNAYSHDEFTNTCAADAEIETAYKDVARRLAK